In the genome of Xanthomonas translucens pv. cerealis, one region contains:
- a CDS encoding glutathione peroxidase, which translates to MKLSKRLFFLAILAAAGTVGSAWAASLLDLDYRPLAGKDKVNLNKTYGGKVLLVVNTASKCGFTPQYDGLEQLQQRYAAQGFSVLGFPSNDFKGQEPGSEKQIQEFCTLTYGVKFPMFEKVHVLGAEATPLYQQLTKATRVAPGWNFHKYLIARDGRVVAQFPSKIAPDDPALRAAIERELKAQSGSH; encoded by the coding sequence ATGAAACTATCCAAGCGTTTGTTTTTCCTCGCGATCCTTGCCGCTGCCGGCACCGTCGGCAGTGCCTGGGCGGCGTCATTGCTGGACCTGGACTACCGTCCGCTGGCCGGCAAGGATAAGGTGAATCTGAACAAGACCTACGGCGGCAAGGTGCTGCTGGTGGTCAATACCGCCAGCAAGTGCGGCTTTACCCCGCAGTACGACGGCCTGGAGCAGTTGCAGCAGCGCTACGCCGCGCAGGGCTTCAGCGTGCTTGGTTTCCCGTCCAACGACTTCAAGGGTCAGGAACCCGGCTCGGAGAAGCAGATCCAGGAATTCTGCACGCTGACCTACGGGGTCAAGTTCCCGATGTTCGAGAAGGTACATGTGCTTGGGGCCGAGGCGACGCCGCTGTACCAGCAACTGACCAAGGCTACCCGCGTGGCGCCGGGCTGGAACTTCCACAAGTACCTGATCGCGCGCGACGGACGCGTGGTCGCGCAGTTCCCCAGCAAGATCGCGCCAGACGATCCGGCGCTGCGTGCGGCCATCGAACGCGAACTGAAAGCGCAGTCGGGATCACATTGA
- a CDS encoding FKBP-type peptidyl-prolyl cis-trans isomerase, translated as MKMGMRGAVASLLMGMAVVAGGASAQAPAAAKPAALGSEKQKVSYAMGMDVARSFEPIAQDIDVDAMQRAIENAFKGGKPLLSDEQAQATDTALRTQMAARSGQPVPGIAPGSQPPPVSKQNVGLMLGDRAVGPSLARIQNEIDLTTLMGAVRTVFAKGDTALTQEQATATLQAFIASKQAAAATENREKGNAFLAQNKTQKGVVTTPSGLQYMVLRQGSGERPMPTSKVRVNYEGKLINGEVFDSSYKTGQPAEFSLSQVVPGWSEGVALMPVGSKYRFWIPSNLGYGPQGTPGGPIGPDAMLTFDVELLGILQ; from the coding sequence ATGAAGATGGGAATGCGCGGCGCAGTGGCGTCGCTGTTGATGGGGATGGCGGTGGTGGCCGGTGGCGCGTCCGCGCAGGCGCCGGCGGCGGCCAAGCCGGCGGCGTTGGGCAGCGAGAAGCAGAAGGTCAGCTACGCGATGGGCATGGACGTGGCGCGCTCCTTCGAGCCCATCGCCCAGGACATCGATGTGGACGCCATGCAACGCGCGATCGAGAACGCCTTCAAGGGCGGCAAGCCGCTGCTGTCCGACGAGCAGGCGCAGGCCACCGACACCGCATTGCGCACGCAGATGGCCGCGCGCAGCGGGCAGCCGGTGCCGGGCATAGCGCCGGGCAGTCAGCCGCCACCGGTGTCCAAGCAGAACGTCGGCCTGATGCTCGGCGATCGCGCGGTCGGCCCGTCGCTGGCGCGGATCCAGAACGAGATCGACTTGACCACCTTGATGGGCGCGGTGCGTACCGTGTTCGCCAAGGGCGACACCGCGCTGACCCAGGAGCAGGCGACCGCCACGCTGCAGGCGTTCATCGCGTCCAAGCAGGCCGCCGCGGCCACCGAGAACCGCGAGAAGGGCAACGCCTTCCTTGCCCAGAACAAGACCCAGAAGGGCGTGGTCACTACGCCGTCGGGCCTGCAGTACATGGTGCTGCGCCAGGGCAGCGGCGAACGGCCGATGCCGACCAGCAAGGTGCGGGTGAACTACGAGGGCAAGCTGATCAACGGCGAAGTGTTCGACAGCTCGTACAAGACCGGCCAGCCGGCCGAATTCTCGCTCAGCCAGGTGGTGCCTGGCTGGAGCGAGGGCGTGGCGCTGATGCCGGTCGGTTCCAAATACCGTTTCTGGATTCCGTCGAACCTGGGCTACGGCCCGCAGGGCACCCCGGGCGGCCCGATCGGCCCGGATGCCATGTTGACCTTCGACGTGGAACTGTTGGGCATCCTTCAATAA